gtttctttttaaaacgtccagaagggggagctataggataaggctaaggccaaagaggatggatattggaggggtgtaccttgatttttaaacatcatggtggaaaggtaatttagaaagagctagagGGGTATAtataacttgcatgtgattagcaaactgcaaaagatgatatgtacactgtaatctgtataactctattcttttgattgattataataaagtatatcttactataatcatatgtgataaagagtctttagaggaatacattgaatacaggacatcgattaccagatttgcatcacacccttcacttcgagactgggctggaagttcagtagaacttaccagggctccaggacgttcggagtacttgtgttcgtccccgagacacctcatggtgaggtactgctcgtgggaacgtgaggtctgagctcggcaaggggtccgtggctcacgacaattttggcgcccaacgtggggcacgaGCAGTTGAGAACTGCTCACGGCCTATTGAGGCATTGCCTGAGTGGATTCCTACTCGTGGGGCTCGAGTCGATTACTGGCACTGACGAGAAAGGTGctaagtagtgaaaccgtaaTACTCGAACTCGAAAGGAATCGAGGTAATTTAGAATAagttacaatattagaaaactgtataggacagtaaattCGAATAAAGTAATAGTATAAATATCAATTTATAACTAGGTGGGAAAATGGCTGTTAGTGATATGCCAGACCCACATATAGAAGTATATTTCGGAGCGGTTGAATCACTGTTCCATGAAGTGCAGAGGCCTTTTCCTTGGCCACTGCACTTAGCAGATCCATGCAACCTTGGCCAGAGTGCTGGAGCAGGTGTGTcaccacctacaactcctcctcaaacctcattctggcaaatcacccacactgttcttatcgtaactcctcccaacgctcctcccacaacttaattgtggcaaattgccaacggtccttatgctctgccaactctgtacaaagttcagggcgttctgccaactatgaacaaagttcaggactacCAGACCAGAAGTTCTGGATggcccccctctaacacacgtcatccatacacgtcactctgtatcttttgcttttataagacaaactaagtagcagtaatcattgaaaatatacagacaaactaaacatttaattaatattcacttctaatatacttttctaatatacagacatactaaacatttcattaattattctcttttaagggagtaaatgtacatttcattctttgcattctttgctctcatttcaacagttttcactgtggtttcttgcgttttcatgagctcagctataattactgttctaggtcaaatagatacatgAGAGTTTTTGAGGAACCAGTCTGCTCACTacacaaccacaaaaaaaatgGCATCCAAAGAGAAGCAAATTTGTTGGACATTAATATCTGTCCATTACCACAGGTGGGCCGGTGTTTTGGGGATGACCAAGAAAGTTCGAGCAGCACTGGTGTAAACGTGAGCGTAAGCAAACCCCCGACCTCTCATCATCGCTACTGCTGCTGTCATCGTCAGAATCGTTGTCGCTCTCCTGTTCCCCGGCAACCTGCTCCGCTTCCTGGGATGGCCCCGCCATTTCCccttctgttcctgttcctgttcggCAGGGGCAGGCTCCTCCGGGGCCTTCCTCTTTCTGCCTTTTCctgtggaaggagagagagcagggttcCGTATTCAAACAGCATCCCTGAGCAACAGAACACTGATCAGTATTGTCTGCTAGGTCGTCATGGGAACAGTTAGGATATGGGGTGGAGTAAACCTGGTCTTACATCAGCATTCAGACTCAGGACCTGTACATACAGGCCCAGGACTTATGGGTAATGCGGTCCAGTGATCAGTAACAGAAGTAGAACAGTGAATATATTATCATGGTGCCTTCCATTGCAATGACTCCAGAACAAGTTTGGTTCGCATATGGGCATGGGAACCTGACCTTATGTCAGCGTTCAGACTCAGAACCTGTGCATGCAGGTCCAGATTATAGTTCATAGTTAATGCTATCCACTCATCAGGAACAGAAGTAGCATTTTACCATAGAGGCAGCAGCAGCCCAGAATTTCTAGTGCCGCAAGTAAATTAAAGCTGAGGCCTGTGTTatcttaaaaaacatttgacctcaacagtacaacaaacaaaacattaatcTCCTGTAGTAGGGCCCCAAAGAAAACCAGACTGTTTTATCTTTGCCAACACAGAGGCAGCAAGGTTTGATAAAGACACTGTTTCTCAAATACTCAAAGACAGTGTTTCTCAAATACAACACTATCACCCTCATCATTTTGCTGCCTCTGGTGATTGCTTACTTCCGCTTTCATGTCATGTCAACTTATAATATGGCCGTTATACCTTGTATTTTATACCTAAATCTAGAACTTTGAATTTGTATGCGTCTCGGAATTGTAGTTCCTCAACTTGTAGTTGTCTTGgcatggtagttacagacttggtcTATCTACCTTGTATATTGGACAtgtgttcatggccttacaaccaatcatatactgcatgaattgtaccttatctgacagGTTCggttgttgtatgaccttgatatgcaccgTTCTGTACGtcggtttggataaaagcgtctgccaaataaaatgtaatatggaGCATATTTGGTCGTCGTTCGTAGATTCAGAGAGAGTTATGGGAGTCTCTCGCAGGGTTGTTCCCAAACGCACCCGCAGTGAGTGGTGACGGATGACTAGCTTCACGGTATGTGAGACCGAGATGCTGGCACAGATATTGGAAAATTAGCTGAGGCGCGAATTAGCCGTAGTAAAGTACCAAGAACCGGTGGTATGTGCACATGCACGTGCTGCGACACTGAGCCCCCGTTGCACTGTAAACCTGAGAACACATACAAAGGCCATGCACCGCTGCCGAAAAAAATCCTAGGGGAAGCACTGCAACAAACATATCAAAGAGAATTTACACAGCACTTTCCGTTCCCAGGGCTCCAGACGATAACAAAGTCTAACGTTTTCGTCCAAGAGgataattgaaatgaaattaatatgACAAATATAAAAGAGTTTAGGCAGTTTGGCATTTGCCTGGTTGTTTAGACAGGACTGTCTGGCGCAGTCTGCTACAGTCTCTGCTTGTTCACAGTCACATGCTGTGATAATTACCTTATCCTGCCGCCCTGTCCTGAGCTGACCTCTTGCTATTTACATTAAACTACGGATTTGTTTTTAGTGAGCGGCCACACAGATAATCGCACTCAGGGGTCAAGAGGGGTATTTCTATAGaatcaaataacaaaataaagctGAGTGTTTGCATAATGGTTCAGTACTACTTCTGTGGTCAGAACTTATTGATAAATGTCATCCCAGACCAATTTCTCTATTCACCATGGTGCATTCTGCTGAGGTTATGATACCAACTCTACATCGAAAAAGTCACGCTTTCTGTTAACCTCCATTTAAAAACAGGACACAAATAAATGGGTCTacttgggggaaaaaagagtaAAAACAATTCCCAGCAATGACTGGAGTTTTCCGAGAGCAGCTGTAGCTACAAATGTGCTGGCTGACATTTTTAATCCAGTCTCAAGATTCTGCCGCCACTTGACAccagcacaaaaaaaagaaaatctattaattttattttgtaagcatgggacaacctgtagcctagtggctaaggtacacgacagggacccagaaggttgatggttcaagcgaTGAAGCCATGAGAGGAtctgcacaactgttgggcccttgagcaaggcccttaaccctcattgctccatgggtcctgcttagtcaaatcaactgcaagtcactttggacacTATATGTGACGTCATTTCAGTGTGGATTTATTTAAGAATGTttctggaggagagaaaaacCCAATTAGACTGCGCTGGTTTTTTCCAGATCGTTCCGGAACTCACCGCCGGGCTCCCGGTCCTGCAGCCTCTGGGTCTGGCGGATTTCGGACTCTGCGTCAGCCTCCAGGTCCAACTCGGAGAAGATATCCTgtgcagacaggaagtgggcagTCAGCTAATCACACCGAGAAACTGCATTTGCAGGGCCCGGGGGGACATTCCTGTGGAACAGTTGTGTGCATCTTGGCTTCCTGATAAGACCGATAATTATTATTCCTGGAGATTAGGGATGTTTCCAAATCTGAATCCAAATGCGATATTTggcaaaacacaaataatgtgttttatatgaATATTTGTTCCTTCTGAATTTCAATATTATTCGTATTCGAAAGCCTATCAATATAGCtacaaaaacagctgaaaataGCTTGTTTGACATTTACTTTTGGTCGACAGGACATCTGGAGATCGGCTCTGTGGACATTCTGAGGGGGCAGGGTCAAGACAGGACTTGTTCTGGAGAAAATGTGCGTGAACACTCTGCCCTGCAATAATCAATGCcaaatgcctgtgtgtgggctCATTAGAGACTGCTGCTATTGGCTTTGtgtgtttctcacacacacagacacacacacacacacagtcaagtcacacacacatgcatacacgcccACACACCTTGCTGAACCAGAGGCTGGTTTCACgatctctcttctcctcctttctctccaGCTCCACCAGCAGTTCATTCCcttctccttccttctcctcctgctccacacTGAAGGACACCCTGcagcacaggagcacacactcacaggcctgcCCCCCAGCATTTCAGGGAGGAGTGCAGAAACAGTCCAAGAGGGCAGGAAATCACTACTTTGGTGCGTCAGTTTACATAACTTTCAAACACCTGTACTGTAAATCACCCTATTCTCCTAAATCCAGGAAATTAAGCAGAATCAGTGGCCATTAAACAAACAGCTGCTAGTGGCTTGACTCGTGCACAACACACTGTGCTGATTGACAGCTCATCAGcatgtcagccaatcacattccTGGGGTCACCTGTAGCAACAGCCTGGGGTCACCTGTACCAAGAACCATGGGCTCAGAGAACCAGGTTCATACTCCCCGGCTGACAGATTCACCTGTGTCAGAACTGCCTTCATGGGGCTGATTCAGGTTTAATCTGAAAATGATGCCTGACAGGCAAATCTTATCCAAGCACGTACAAGTGCTAAAACAATAACGCCTGtcaattaagtatttatttagaAGCAGAGGGTGAAACACAGATGCAAAGAAagaaatggaaagagagagaaagagaagaaatcaAGAGAGAAACATAAGGGAGAGACTTCATAGATTCAATTGTCCACTAAAACCCAAACCTCAACATGACCGTGTACTTGAATTTCCTCTTAATTtgcacaattaaaataataaaaaaagaaccaaaCTATCCATAAATCATTGGCTCAACCTGTTAACTAATCACACAGCTTAAGAAAAACTTAAATCAGCTCTTCGACAACATTATACCCAATCGCCCTTTCAGCAATTCACAATTACCCAGTCTTGTCTGACTTGTTTGTCTAGTCGAAGTAATTTCCGATCGAATTCCCTTAACACTACAACACTATATGGAAAGGCAGATTAGAGGGCAAGTACGAATGGATTACACTTCCTTACCAGTTGGCCAAAGGGGTGTGTCAGTAGGCGTGGCTTCTCACAATAAGGGCATACAACTTCCGGGAGAATCCACCAACAAAATGTGTGAGACTATCAGCATAAATGAGGAAAACCGTATTGCCCCGCTCAAAAAACATGGGTGCTGGAGGACTGCATTCATGACCACTGAACAAGTACAGACCTGACTAcctgaggtggaaaatccaggttcagagccacagccaggaggtaggaccaatgagtgaaatcagagctcatgggtggaagaatacacagcaggacttttacttcctGACTTTACACCTCTACTCATGTATCGTCAGTTATATCCAAcgtgttctttctctctctcctcgatTTCCTCCAGGTCATCCGAGTCCAGGTCTGAGGCCAAGGAGATGCGGTCGCCCTCATTGTCCCGCAGTGCCTGcaagtttaactccagtcctggagggccacagtgtctgcaggtttaactccagtcctggagggccgcagtgtctgcaggtttaactccagtcctggagggccgcagtgtctgcaggtttaactccagtcctggagggccgcagtgtctgcaagtTTTTCTTTCAACCAGCGGCCACATAAGGCATTGGAAGAAAAGGTGTGCAGACACTTTAGCCAATAACGTAAACAAAGCACAAAAACCAGAacacacagcggccctccaggatttgagtCAGAGAATGCTGGCATAGAGGTTATCCAGCACCACAGCAAGCTAGGGCCTCTCCCCACTAAATCAGTTAAGATGTGAATCTATTTCACACCAAAACTAAAAGAATGCAATTTTCAAATCGCAAAGGCTGAATTTTTTTATTAGCCTTTTggcatcatttcatttgttccaatacaccaggctaACTTAgacaaagtatttgaatccaaaacaaatgacaTTTGAAACCAGGTCTGTATAACAGTCTCTCTTCAACAACATTAAGCCCTTTAGAATGCAATAACATTCAATAAAATCTCCTTTTGTTCAGCTTGTAGAAATTAGGCACCTCAACTCCTAATGTTTACATTCCATACTTGGAGGAAACATGattcccccccctctcacccccccccccaagtgcTTCCTTATCTTTCTTTCAgcacagtggttcccaaaccctTTCCTGGGTGTCACAATGTTGAACTTTTGTTGttgaccactagatgtcactaAACCTGATTTTGTCTTTACTGAGTTTTACTGCCTAATTATGCCTCTTGTTAAGAGATCCATCTGCTCTCTGTTATCTGGTCATGTGATTTGTTCAGCCAATTATCTCACAGTATTTAAGCCTGGTCTTTTCACTCTGTCTTTGTTGAGTCTTCACTGAATGCTCTGTGAGTAACTTTTGCCTTGACCGCTGTAAAACTTGAACTCTGATTGCCTTACCTGTTCTTTGACCCTGTGATATTTGGATTACCCTGTGGATTAACTGTCAGGTGTTTTTTGCCTTCTTTCTGGATTTAAGGACTGAACTTTTTGCGTTTGGATTTTGTACAGTATCTTCTGAGCTTTTTGGAACTTTGACTTTTTGTGGAATAAAGCTTTGAACTTAACCTGCTGTTGCTTCACAATTGAGTCACCCTCAATTCTCATATTTAACCATTAACAACATTTTTCCCAGTACAGTTTGGAATCCTTTCTCAGTCCTTCCCAAACAGATTCAGTTTTCCAGCCGACAGACACACGGTCTTAATGCGGAAGCAAATGCTCACTTCAGCAATGAGGACACGTGGACATGTACCAGCGCAGTCACAGGGGGGCACGAGCACACATCGCCACGGTAACTTTACTGGTCAGAAAGCCACACAAACCCCCAGCAGTGAGGTCACACGACTGATAGCAAGGACACGACAATTCTTCAGAGTGAGTTAGCAGAATAGGAGAAgtcataaatggaaattggcaatggataaattccacacagatattaggaagtatccccccccccccccccacagagtaGTCACTGTGTTGAATAACTTGgcaggtcatgtagtggaggcagaaacactgggggggttttcaagaccaggcttcatACGgagctagatactatttagctgcatttacattacattattggcatttggcagacatgacatacaacaaagtgcatacccataaccaaggataagttcgctgaaagacccctgagggaagtacaatttcaactgctacctgtacaacaaagataaggacgagggccaattttttttttttttgaacaatgaaacaaacaacagagcaaatgtgaccaaagttaactatccaaacactgcttacctagccaactaaaaataccgatacacaaagcaagtcacagagacaacaattaaggttcacagggagttagcgagggatggggagaggtgctgcttgaagaggtgtgtcttcagcttgcgcttgaaggtggggagagattctacagttctcacctcaacggggagttcgtttcaccaccgtggagccagaacagacagtagtcgtgagcgagagggggaggtgccaagcggcctgtggaggctgaacgaagaggtctggcagtgtagggtctgatgattttttgtagataagctggggaagaccacttaactgcttggaaggctagcaccaatgttttgaatttgatgcgagccatgacaggcagccagtggcgggaagtaagcaggggggtgacgtgtgagtatttgggaagctGCTAGGCAagctaagcagtaggtacaccgTAGAGGTAGGTGAGCATTGtggggctgaatggcctgttgctTGTTATGTTATGATACTTGTACCTTTGGCTTCTTCACGGGTACCAGCTCCTTGACAGTCTTGgcattttttatgattatttttttctgggggaatccaaaaaaaaggaaaactgaaTCTGTTTGGGAAGGACTGAGAAAGGATTCCAAACTGTACTGGGAAAATGTTGTTAATGGTTAAATATGAGCTTTTTGCCTCTTTCTCTCAGATTTCCTTCGACAACCCTCAGCTGAGCTCCCATCCCTCCACCACTCCGGAGAGCCAGGAATGCTGCCGGGACATCAAGGTGCTGGGACGCAAGGAGCTCCGGTGAGGCCCTCCTTTTCCCCATCTTTTCCAATCAGAGGGCACCTTACTGACTGAAGAGCCAATCAGATAGCATCCCTGCCGCCTCAGTTTGAATGTAGCGGAAACTTCTAGTacatggactttttttttttttgtttggaaggGTTAACCTGGTATGCTTCAGTAGATATCCTGCTGTAATGAATGGACTATATATTTAAGAATTGACCTGTATcagttgttctggataagagacTCCTACATGCCTAAATGTCCTCTTCTGATCCCAACCAGGCTTCTGCTGTCCTGGAGGGGGAAGCTACGCAGGTTCCTGGCCAAAAAACTGAAGGACGAGGCAAAGCAACTAGACCAGGACTATCTCTGTGCTACCACTATatactgtgtttgtgctgtttggTGCATGACTTTGTGCATTGGCTTGGAGATGAACATGGGCAGGAGCCGGACCCTATGGATCACTTTTTGGATCACATTGTGCATGACCTTGTGGATCACTTTGTGCATGACCGTGTGGATCACTTTGTGCATGACATGGTGCATGACCTGTTTTGTGTATGACCAACAGAGTGGCGAGAaggcggaggaagaggagggtgaggaggaaGAGATGGACAGGAGGCTGGCGGAGATgaaggcagaggaggtggcagaaCTGCGGCGGTAAGTTTCCTGTTCTGTGCTTTCCTTCCCTGAGCGATGCCTGGAAAGTAGCCGCTTTTAGAGCCTGATTAGCAAACTATCTTGTTCAGTGACATAGCTACAGATAGATCTAATAAAAATACTTAGAAGAAGAACTGCTTGTGAaggttatgtgtgtgtcatctgcagttggctgagctgaacccacAGGCTGCCCTGCGTTTTGTCACCGAGTGCATTGGGCGTACTCGCCTATATTGGTAAAACCCATTCTGCATTGTGTTTGGCTTTCGGTTTCCTGTTTGTGAGTCTTTGACCTCATTATATAGTCCTATTGTCAATCTCCCTGTATTGTGTACATTGCAGCATTTGCCCATTTCATCCTTATGAACTACTAAAAGAACATTTTGGTAATTGAAAAACCCAAATGGGAGAAGTGTGTGCATAGGGGAGATGTAAGAgacgtgtgtgttttttggagtgtgtgttttttggagtgtgtgttttttggagatttggtgtcacgtttcaggtctgtcttgccctgtttttatgttttatcatttgtcttagtcacgtattgtcttatgtattatgttagtctaggttcgtcatgttgtttagtttgtttcttgttacgattaattttcttgtcatgtctagttatgtttcattacgattattttaccttgttatgtttagtggttatcgtcttagtttgtttagtgttatgttttgatttatgtttattgttacgcagactggtcgttgtttaaacatacacttttacatgtctttccgcaaaccttgcgttccggctttctctctctctctctttctgtcactcactccctaattgtttctatttgtctatttactaaaactactaatgctagatcaggattgggtaaaactaacagactaatcatgtgttcatgttaccttacgtttctcgtgcatgtcatttactgatttactaatgctagggcaggataggtttattactaacgattactaattaccttgttaaacttgtcatccatcgcacctgttttccattcctttgctgctctctaactaattgtctacacctgtctacacctgcatttatagcccagtcgcacttctgtttgttgcgaaattgtctgcctcttgtctgtCAAAGCAACGTTTGAGCATTGGTACCAGTGattacacgttaagatccaagcctgtttatcgaccaccgttattgatttctgtttcattga
The sequence above is a segment of the Conger conger chromosome 4, fConCon1.1, whole genome shotgun sequence genome. Coding sequences within it:
- the LOC133126064 gene encoding pre-rRNA 2'-O-ribose RNA methyltransferase FTSJ3-like → MFPPRLELNLQALRDNEGDRISLASDLDSDDLEEIEEREKEHVVRVSFSVEQEEKEGEGNELLVELERKEEKRDRETSLWFSKDIFSELDLEADAESEIRQTQRLQDREPGGKGRKRKAPEEPAPAEQEQEQKGKWRGHPRKRSRLPGNRRATTILTMTAAVAMMRGLPALMTSQRCRSGSWMMRRSTDGSLCPLPRRWWRSTSSTGERSMPGQSRGWLRPRPARREGCSLGYGSAQVWCCECGCRDWRIAGTHNAARTLLGIYRHAE
- the LOC133127549 gene encoding pre-rRNA 2'-O-ribose RNA methyltransferase FTSJ3-like; this encodes MYQRSHRGARAHIATISFDNPQLSSHPSTTPESQECCRDIKVLGRKELRLLLSWRGKLRRFLAKKLKDESGEKAEEEEGEEEEMDRRLAEMKAEEVAELRRICLCL